The genomic segment CCGTGTCCCGCGCACGCCGTCGACCGTAGGCTCGTGCGATGGCGACTGTGCGGCTCGACGGTGTGCGACTGGCCTACGACGATGTCGGAGAGGGGCCTGCTGTCGTCCTCGTCCATGCGGGCATCGCCGACCGGCGTATGTGGGACGACCAGGTGACCGCGCTTTCCCCGGCACACCGTGTCGTGCGATACGACTGGCGTGGCTATGGCGAGTCCGGTGAGGCCCGAGGCCGGTTCGCCCACCACCGCGACCTGCTCGGTCTGCTCGACGCTCTGCACATCGAGTGCGCGACAGTGGTGGGCGCGTCCATGGGTGCCGCCTACGCCGTCGATGCGGCGCTCGTGGCGCCACACCGGGTGTCCGGGTTGGTCCTGCTCGGTCCCGGACTTTCCGGCCACACCTGGCCCGAGGCGATGCTCACCGAAACCCGCGAGCGAGTCCACAGTGCGGTGCCCGCGGATCGGCTCGCGCGCTATCGCGCGGGCACGGCGGAGCACATCGAGCCCGCTGACGTGATGGCGATGGCCCTCGCCCAGGCTCGCTTCCTCGTCGCCGGCCCCTCTCGGGACCCGGACACGGTCTCTCCCGCCGTCTGGGACCGGGCGGTCACCATGCTGTGCGACGTGTTCCGTCGACTGTGGACCGCGCCGGAACACGTCGCGCTACAGCCGGATTCCCCGGCGACAGAACGGCTCGGTGAGCTGTCCATGCCCGTGACCGTGGTGAACGGGGAAGCGGATGCACCGTGGATCCAGGACGTCGCCGAACTCGTCCACACCGGGGTACCTCACGCTCGTCGACTCGACCTGCCCGGCGTCGGCCACCTTCCGGCGCTGGAACGGCCCCGTGAGGTCACCGCCGCCATCCTCGACACCGTCCGTGAGGGCCGACCGCGTCGACCGAGCGTCAGCCCATCGTCTTCTGACCGTCGATCGTCTCGCGGATGATGTCCGCGTGCCCGGCGTGCTGCGCGGTCTCGGCGATGAGGTGCAGCAGCACCCGGCGCACCGACCAGCGCGCACCGGGCTCGAACCACGGCGCGTCGGGCAACGGGTAGGACGTGTCGAGGTCGGGCACGTCCGCGATGGCCCGCTCGGTCTCGGCCGCGACCTCGTCGTAGCGGGCCAGGACGCTCGCCAACGTCTCACCGGGGAGCAGCTCGAACCGCTGCTCGTGCTCACGCTGCATAGCCTGCAGGCCTTCCTCCGTGG from the Saccharomonospora azurea NA-128 genome contains:
- a CDS encoding alpha/beta fold hydrolase — its product is MATVRLDGVRLAYDDVGEGPAVVLVHAGIADRRMWDDQVTALSPAHRVVRYDWRGYGESGEARGRFAHHRDLLGLLDALHIECATVVGASMGAAYAVDAALVAPHRVSGLVLLGPGLSGHTWPEAMLTETRERVHSAVPADRLARYRAGTAEHIEPADVMAMALAQARFLVAGPSRDPDTVSPAVWDRAVTMLCDVFRRLWTAPEHVALQPDSPATERLGELSMPVTVVNGEADAPWIQDVAELVHTGVPHARRLDLPGVGHLPALERPREVTAAILDTVREGRPRRPSVSPSSSDRRSSRG
- a CDS encoding DinB family protein; amino-acid sequence: MTQAPTLTAERSDLLGTLALHRGALRYTVQGLSDEHAVARPTVSALCLGGLIKHVAETEHTWIRFAQGDLAAIDIPTTEEGLQAMQREHEQRFELLPGETLASVLARYDEVAAETERAIADVPDLDTSYPLPDAPWFEPGARWSVRRVLLHLIAETAQHAGHADIIRETIDGQKTMG